A stretch of the Osmerus eperlanus chromosome 10, fOsmEpe2.1, whole genome shotgun sequence genome encodes the following:
- the tshz3b gene encoding teashirt homolog 3b, whose protein sequence is MPRRKQQAPRRSAAYVPEDEKEAALLEEDLEGEDSAQEEEPAVKYMIQDKDFLLKDRPAYHDSPVADLSGQEMDSESHLSESSDRMSDFESSSLKNEEEVVLAKEPLTSLSTSSAVMMAANTPSSAMEEGAITSLTSGPDSLEQMKAIYTSFLTNSYWSSLNLNLTQPPPEKPPRSHSSSSSSSSSSSCGSGGYDWHQSAVAKSLQQASQNQNRHIHPAAETNLFSTVQLYRQSTKLYGSIFTGASKFRCKDCSGAYDTLVELTVHMNETGHYRDDNHETDSEGTKRWSKPRKRSLLEMEGKEDAQKVLKCMYCGHSFESLQDLSVHMIKTKHYQKVPLKEPVTPVAAKIISSARKRAPIELDVPSSPDSNGCPPKPHLNDPNDLLQKTSNPYITPNNRYGHQNGASYAWQFESRKSQILKCMECGSSHDTLQELTAHMMVTGHFIKVTNSAIKKGKPIMESPPTPAPTSLASIEEKFQSVPLAATAFSPPPPAPPPSILSPAIAVEIKKEEKEEECTKETISNNHSSSKEKKLGEDEAEEKFDVSSKYSYLTEQDLEESPKGGFDILKSLENTVTSAINKAQNGAPSWGGYPSIHAAYQLPNIMKLSLGNSGKSSPLKYMFPGGEILSPNSKNQPLISPPSRQTSPLPKNNFHAMEELVKKVTEKVARVEEKMREPGTGVGVRASPMRRTTPSPCHSEAGESARGESPKDRKGGAKTPESMGGGCHKDSNGDTHMKELQENGVENGAGVKSPMSAVLCGSTAIITDHPTPEQPFVNPLSALQSVMNVHLGKAAKPALPSLDPMSMLFKMSNSLAEKAAGAAAAPAQTKKTNDHLDRYFYQHMNNDQPIDLTKGKGEKSSSLGSAALSSSTSTPSSVSPSSTVAMAKASSAVASFMASSPLRENALSDISDMLRNLTESHTSKASTPTSLSERSDIEGATQDDAEEISPAQKRKGRQSNWNPQHLLILQAQFASSLRQTGDGKYVMSDLSPQERMHISRFTGLSMTTISHWLANVKYQLRRTGGTKFLKNLDSGHPVFFCSDCASQIRSPSTYVSHLESHLGFRLRDLAKLSGEQLVSHISQRHTKGLSEKLLPSLPPHSSHPLSSLPPAHSPSPSPEEDSGGATYQCKLCNRTFASKHAVKLHLSKTHGKSPEDHLMYVCELEKQ, encoded by the coding sequence aggagcctgctgTCAAGTACATGATCCAGGACAAGGACTTCCTCCTCAAAGATCGCCCTGCCTACCACGACTCCCCAGTAGCCGACTTATCGGGCCAGGAGATGGACAGCGAGTCCCACCTCAGCGAGTCCAGCGACCGCATGTCCGACTTCGAGAGCTCGTCGCTGAAgaacgaggaggaggtggtccTGGCCAAGGAGccgctcacctccctctccacctcctctgcggTCATGATGGCCGCCAACACGCCATCCTCAGCCATGGAGGAGGGGGCCATCACGTCGCTCACCTCCGGCCCGGACAGCCTGGAGCAGATGAAGGCCATCTACACCAGCTTCCTCACCAACTCCTACTGGTCCAGCCTGAACCTGAACCTGACTCAGCCCCCCCCAGAGAAGCCCCCTCGtagccacagcagcagcagcagcagcagcagcagtagcagctgTGGCAGTGGGGGCTACGACTGGCACCAGTCCGCCGTGGCCAAATCCCTCCAGCAGGCCTCCCAGAACCAGAACCGGCACATCCACCCAGCGGCAGAGACCAACCTCTTCAGCACCGTGCAGCTGTACCGTCAGAGCACCAAGCTCTATGGCTCCATCTTCACCGGCGCCAGCAAGTTCCGCTGTAAGGACTGCAGCGGCGCCTATGACACCCTGGTGGAGCTGACGGTCCACATGAACGAGACGGGACACTACCGGGACGACAACCACGAGACGGACAGCGAGGGGACCAAGCGCTGGTCCAAGCCCCGCAAGCGCTCGctgctggagatggaggggaaggaggacgcCCAGAAGGTCCTGAAGTGCATGTACTGCGGACACTCCTTCGAGTCGCTGCAGGATCTCAGCGTCCACATGATCAAGACCAAACACTACCAAAAGGTGCCTCTTAAGGAGCCTGTCACGCCCGTGGCCGCAAAGATCAtatcctctgccaggaagagAGCCCCCATTGAGCTGGACGTCCCCAGCTCTCCAGATTCCAACGGGTGCCCCCCCAAACCCCATCTGAATGACCCAAACGACCTCTTGCAGAAAACATCGAACCCTTACATCACCCCCAACAACCGATACGGCCACCAGAATGGCGCCAGCTATGCCTGGCAGTTTGAGTCCAGGAAGTCCCAGATCCTCAAATGCATGGAGTGTGGCAGCTCCCATGATACACTGCAGGAGTTGACCGCACACATGATGGTGACAGGGCACTTCATCAAGGTCACCAACTCTGCCATCAAGAAGGGAAAGCCCATCATGGAGTCCCCTCCCACTCCTGCCCCCACCTCGCTCGCATCTATTGAGGAAAAGTTCCAGTCAGTACCCCTGGCTGCTAcggccttctcccctcctccccctgcacctcccccttCCATCCTGTCCCCCGCCATAGCGGTGGAgataaagaaggaggagaaggaggaggaatgtACTAAAGAGACCATTAGCAACAACCACAGTAGCAGCAAGGAGAAGAAATTAGGAGAAGATGAGGCGGAGGAGAAGTTTGACGTCTCATCGAAGTACTCGTACCTAACAGAgcaggacctggaggagagccCTAAGGGAGGCTTTGACATCCTCAAGTCCCTGGAGAACACGGTCACCTCGGCCATCAACAAGGCTCAAAATGGGGCTCCCAGCTGGGGGGGATACCCCAGCATCCACGCTGCCTACCAACTCCCCAACATCATGAAGCTCTCCCTGGGCAACAGCGGCAAGAGCTCCCCCCTCAAGTACATGTTTCCTGGAGGGGAGATCCTGTCCCCCAACAGCAAGAACCAGCCGCTCATCTCCCCCCCAAGCCGCCAGACCTCGCCCCTGCCCAAGAACAACTTCCATGCCATGGAGGAGCTGGTCAAGAAGGTGACGGAGAAGGTGGCCAGGGTagaggagaagatgagagagcCAGGGACAGGGGTGGGAGTCAGAGCTTCTCCCATGAGAAGAACCACACCCTCCCCCTGCCACAGCGAGGCCGGCGAGTCTGCCCGGGGGGAGTCGCCCAAGGACAGGAAAGGGGGCGCCAAGACTCCAGAGAGCATGGGTGGAGGCTGCCACAAGGACTCTAACGGAGACACCCACATGAAGGAGCTTCAGGAGAACGGGGTGGAGAACGGGGCAGGGGTGAAGTCCCCCATGTCAGCTGTGCTCTGTGGCAGCACGGCCATCATCACCGACCACCCTACCCCCGAGCAGCCCTTCGTCAACCCCCTGAGCGCCCTGCAGTCCGTGATGAACGTCCACCTGGGCAAGGCGGCCAAGCCCGCCCTGCCCTCCCTCGACCCCATGAGCATGCTCTTCAAGATGAGCAACAGCCTGGCGGAGAAGGCCGCTGGCGCTGCCGCCGCCCCGGCCCAGACCAAAAAGACCAACGACCACCTGGACCGTTACTTCTACCAACACATGAACAACGACCAGCCCATCGACTTGACCAAAGGCAAAGGTGAGAAGAGTAGCTCTCTGGGCTCAGccgccctctcttcctccacctccaccccctcctccgtctccccctcttccaccgTCGCCATGGCGAAGGCGTCCTCGGCCGTGGCCTCCTTCATGGCGTCCTCCCCCCTGAGAGAGAACGCCCTCTCAGACATCTCGGACATGCTGAGGAACCTGACTGAGAGCCACACCTCCAAGGCCTCCACGCCCACCAGCCTGTCAGAGCGCTCGGACATCGAAGGGGCCACCCAGGACGATGCGGAGGAGATCTCCCCGGCCCAGAAGAGGAAGGGTCGCCAGTCCAACTGgaacccccagcacctcctcatcctccaggcCCAGTTTGCCTCCAGCTTACGCCAGACGGGCGACGGGAAGTACGTGATGTCCGACCTGAGCCCTCAGGAGAGGATGCACATCTCGCGCTTCACTGGCCTCTCCATGACAACCATCTCCCACTGGCTGGCAAACGTCAAGTACCAGCTCCGGAGAACCGGTGGGACCAAGTTCTTGAAGAACCTGGACTCGGGTCACCCAGTTTTCTTCTGCAGCGACTGCGCTTCTCAGATCCGCTCCCCGTCTACTTACGTGTCCCACCTGGAGTCTCACCTGGGCTTCAGACTGAGGGATCTGGCCAAGCTGTCTGGAGAGCAGCTGGTCAGCCACATCTCACAGCGCCACACCAAAGGACTGTCTGAAAAACTGCTCCCCAGCCTTCCCCCACACTCCAGCCACCCactgtcctccctgccccctgcccactCCCCGTCCCCCTCTCCTGAAGAGGATAGCGGTGGAGCTACATACCAGTGCAAGCTCTGCAACCGGACTTTTGCCAGCAAGCACGCGGTTAAGCTCCACCTGAGCAAAACCCATGGCAAATCTCCAGAGGACCAtctcatgtatgtgtgtgagctggaGAAACAGTAG